One uncultured Tolumonas sp. genomic window carries:
- the rsxA gene encoding electron transport complex subunit RsxA yields the protein MSEYLLLLVSTVLVNNFVLVKFLGLCPFMGVSKKIEPAIGMGVATAFVLTLTSAFCYLVDHYILTPLNATSLSTLAFILVIAVVVQFTEMVIKKSAPDLYRVLGIYLPLITTNCIVLGLALLNINLQHNFMQSVVYGFGGGMGFMLVLVLFASLRERIAAGDVPVPFQGIAIGMVTAGLMSLAFLGFTGLIKL from the coding sequence ATGTCCGAATACCTGTTACTTCTGGTCAGTACTGTACTGGTCAATAACTTCGTATTAGTTAAGTTTCTCGGCCTTTGTCCTTTTATGGGCGTGTCGAAAAAAATTGAACCCGCCATTGGCATGGGTGTCGCTACTGCATTTGTATTAACGCTGACATCGGCTTTCTGTTATCTGGTTGACCATTACATATTGACGCCGTTGAATGCTACATCACTCAGCACATTGGCATTCATATTAGTCATCGCCGTTGTCGTGCAATTTACTGAGATGGTCATTAAGAAAAGTGCGCCTGACCTTTATCGCGTGCTGGGTATCTATCTGCCGTTGATCACCACTAACTGTATCGTGCTGGGTTTGGCTCTGCTGAACATCAATCTGCAGCACAACTTTATGCAAAGTGTGGTGTATGGCTTTGGTGGTGGCATGGGGTTCATGTTGGTATTAGTGCTATTTGCCTCTCTGCGCGAACGCATCGCGGCGGGCGATGTACCCGTACCGTTTCAAGGTATAGCCATTGGCATGGTGACCGCAGGGTTGATGTCTCTGGCTTTTCTCGGTTTCACTGGCTTAATAAAGCTCTAA
- the rsxB gene encoding electron transport complex subunit RsxB yields MNQILFIIIIFTLLALIFGLLLGYAAIRFKVESDPIVEKLDAILPQTQCGQCGYPGCRPYAEAIANGDTIDKCVPGGSQTIQKIADLMGVEPPSDDDELLLTPPKRVAFIHENLCIGCTKCIQACPVDAIIGAPKQMHTILRSECTGCDLCVDPCPTDCIEMIELPATPDRWKWDVETIPVRMVQ; encoded by the coding sequence ATGAATCAGATCTTATTCATCATCATCATTTTCACCTTGCTTGCGCTGATTTTCGGGTTACTGCTCGGTTATGCTGCGATTCGATTTAAAGTCGAATCAGACCCGATTGTCGAAAAACTCGATGCGATTTTGCCGCAAACACAGTGCGGGCAATGCGGTTACCCCGGTTGCCGCCCATACGCTGAAGCCATTGCTAATGGCGATACTATCGATAAGTGTGTGCCAGGTGGTTCACAGACAATCCAAAAAATTGCCGATCTGATGGGGGTTGAACCGCCGTCGGATGATGATGAATTGCTATTAACTCCACCCAAACGCGTGGCATTTATCCATGAAAATCTGTGCATTGGCTGTACTAAATGCATTCAGGCCTGCCCTGTAGATGCCATCATTGGTGCGCCAAAACAGATGCATACCATCTTGCGCAGCGAATGTACCGGTTGTGATCTGTGTGTTGACCCCTGCCCAACTGACTGTATTGAAATGATCGAATTACCTGCCACGCCGGATCGCTGGAAGTGGGATGTTGAAACAATTCCAGTGAGAATGGTGCAATGA